In a genomic window of Coprococcus eutactus:
- a CDS encoding calcium-binding protein, with product MTRRIIAVVLSISMLLTVLPTNCSIVFAESGKSGETILATLSDEVSSIGEAKAEAQSDSIADVKVRAGDWRTAIYKDHLVWNRFHTEVQKDIFSRYMSSKEIKLEYGIEFVNASGKKTGKKGRADIAIKEDGSTYLWEVKPYSYSVNPKKLLGEEQLSKYIFSGNCTNEMGYVKDGSIDLSKTTYFIGDASTISSSSCTFSISDTVSYVVTYTVQNNGLILYKFKRYEKKKEPEPEPSPVTVSVPSKNKTESYTDTQDYGNNDQTDKPSGEGLVAIDPYVYLTLVATATTLQAANVAINRNPNTWNSVSEAIIAACESFKTTVAANLPKVLKTAGASAAGITGAVMVSKTNVYAQELQNAQDDFMTAVEIYCGEDMAAAVSDAIQNGDEDALNDITDSLQDLADEYDQAGNAQPPRDPLVVDLGTDGIELSTLADGVNFDLDNNGFAEKTAWIGNEDGFIALDRNKNGKIDNGGELFGDQVTLSSGALSSSGFDALAEYDINGDKVIDKEDDVYGQLLIWIDKNHNGVSEMTELFSLEETGITSIGLEHKETSVLDETTGTLIAETSEVVLENGKTTEASEFWFPVKTSDTTHGDIKTTGNIPNIYQALAEDETGELEKLVYTFVESNDIAEKRCCIKEILYFLAGASDIEANSRGGNIDARDLKVIEECMGRGFEGVDGTCPNVNAAAILKDIYGTIEDGYYNMLNLNSSLGGYWYSVVEYQDEDGKDNLLLNLPVALIDEKISDGEDVDSILYDFCLYLAWYDEMHQSEMLSTWSEHFSAISTHYAEVIELAKTGYVYIGTEKADRYSGTNQNSYIFGKAGDDQLSGGSGSDRIYGEDGSDKLYGNAGNDILSGGSGDDCLDGGSGNDILYGGNIGDTSEDGDDEYVFSTGYGQDIIVDYGGSNTIRFTGVSSKDIRVNGVNEYDAEIRIQGTNDTLTLKNFCKDEVYTDYTLIFRDKKIHCLDEDSPFHYIYGTETEDSLKAVVEDSYMYGYAENDTIIGSAGKDIIYGNAGDDQIEAGDGADTIYGGDGKDQIKAGDGDDILFGGAGADILCGNKGNDYMFGEEGDDTYIFDKSDGVDVIEDNSGTSTIQFGEGIHLNDLTAMKVGDDLFFLISGTADRLVVTGYSDNPERFIVYVGEDEVDVSDILTKTDAAELPQIDGETDSSPDVTEEIPQIATPTDADASDDAMDSSAQASDKRDVSDNVNIISGTENSDAVFAENSKNFIFAGAEYDYIVGGSNADYIFGDRDVDRILAGDDADVVYGMDGDDQVFGENGDDIISGGAGNDYVSGGAGNDVVISQSGNDFIDGGADDDTYYISPSCGTVTIKDTEGKNTIVCADGLESTKIKAYRLDWNDLLIVFEGTETSIVIKNYCINEDARGFRLIFADGLVEYATASGGVLRTINDWEGTEYHTSIYTDGTTIVAENGDDQLNGSEASDNLIGGDGNNRIAGNGGDDYLDGGKGTDMLYGGAGADVYIYQKGYGTDTISDAQGENIIEITGYGISDIKAYRTNWNNLTMILDGSGEAGLSDSGADKLIIENFFVSDANRQYKVICDGSVFGITDFGSPCRTLYGTAGSDYMLGFDGGRMTYYGLDGADTLNGSDGTDVLYGGTGDDRILGGNGNDCLLGEAGNDYLEGGAGNDTYYFGIGYGTDSISDNSGINEIIFCEGLKCEDILVERTNWNDLTIRFAGSEDALVLLGYFTSDENKKFNLVFSDGVKYEYDAQENPILQELSMGE from the coding sequence ATGACAAGAAGGATTATTGCTGTAGTGCTGTCAATATCAATGTTATTAACAGTGTTACCGACGAACTGCAGTATAGTTTTCGCAGAAAGTGGAAAATCAGGAGAGACAATTCTTGCAACTTTGTCAGATGAGGTTTCAAGTATTGGCGAGGCGAAAGCGGAAGCACAATCTGATTCAATTGCTGATGTCAAGGTGCGGGCAGGGGATTGGAGAACGGCAATCTATAAAGACCATTTGGTGTGGAATCGATTTCATACAGAAGTACAGAAGGATATATTTTCAAGGTATATGTCATCAAAAGAAATAAAGCTAGAGTATGGTATCGAATTTGTCAATGCAAGTGGAAAAAAGACGGGGAAAAAGGGAAGGGCGGATATTGCTATAAAAGAAGATGGGTCTACTTATCTATGGGAAGTAAAGCCTTATTCCTATTCTGTTAACCCGAAGAAACTATTGGGAGAAGAGCAGTTGTCAAAATATATTTTTTCAGGGAATTGCACAAATGAAATGGGTTATGTTAAAGATGGTTCCATTGATTTATCAAAAACAACATATTTTATCGGTGACGCATCCACTATTTCGAGTAGCAGCTGTACATTTTCGATAAGTGATACAGTATCTTACGTCGTTACCTATACCGTTCAAAATAATGGTTTGATCTTATATAAATTCAAAAGATACGAAAAAAAGAAAGAACCAGAGCCGGAGCCTTCGCCGGTGACAGTTAGTGTGCCGTCAAAGAATAAAACAGAATCATATACTGACACTCAGGACTATGGAAACAATGATCAGACTGACAAACCAAGTGGTGAAGGTTTGGTTGCAATCGATCCATATGTGTATTTAACGCTCGTAGCAACTGCTACGACGCTTCAGGCGGCAAATGTGGCAATAAACAGAAATCCGAATACATGGAATTCGGTATCCGAGGCTATTATTGCTGCCTGCGAGTCATTCAAGACAACGGTAGCAGCGAATCTGCCAAAAGTATTGAAAACGGCAGGAGCGAGTGCTGCGGGAATTACGGGAGCAGTTATGGTTTCAAAAACGAATGTTTATGCTCAAGAACTACAAAATGCCCAAGACGATTTTATGACCGCGGTGGAGATATATTGTGGCGAGGATATGGCAGCAGCCGTTAGCGATGCAATTCAAAATGGGGATGAAGACGCATTAAACGACATTACAGACAGTCTGCAGGATTTGGCGGATGAATATGACCAGGCTGGAAACGCTCAGCCGCCAAGAGATCCGCTGGTGGTAGATTTGGGAACAGATGGCATCGAGCTGTCCACGCTTGCTGACGGCGTGAATTTTGACCTCGACAACAACGGCTTTGCAGAAAAGACGGCATGGATTGGCAACGAGGACGGATTTATAGCACTTGACAGAAATAAGAATGGTAAGATTGACAATGGCGGAGAGTTGTTTGGCGATCAGGTAACGCTGTCAAGCGGAGCATTGTCGTCTTCTGGTTTTGATGCACTTGCAGAATATGATATCAATGGTGATAAGGTAATAGATAAAGAGGATGATGTTTATGGGCAGCTTTTAATCTGGATTGATAAGAATCATAACGGTGTTTCAGAAATGACTGAGCTTTTTTCATTGGAAGAAACGGGAATCACATCGATTGGACTGGAACATAAGGAAACAAGCGTGTTGGATGAGACGACCGGAACATTGATAGCGGAGACGTCGGAGGTCGTGCTGGAAAATGGCAAGACAACGGAAGCAAGTGAATTCTGGTTTCCGGTGAAAACATCAGATACGACACATGGAGATATCAAAACGACAGGAAATATTCCGAATATTTATCAGGCGCTGGCGGAGGATGAAACCGGCGAATTGGAAAAATTGGTGTATACATTTGTAGAATCCAATGATATAGCAGAAAAAAGGTGCTGCATAAAAGAAATTTTGTATTTCCTTGCAGGTGCTTCCGATATTGAAGCAAACAGCAGAGGCGGTAATATCGACGCCAGAGATTTAAAGGTAATTGAAGAATGTATGGGACGAGGATTTGAAGGTGTTGACGGCACTTGTCCAAATGTCAATGCAGCGGCTATTTTAAAAGATATTTATGGTACGATAGAGGATGGATACTATAACATGCTCAACCTGAATTCCAGCTTGGGCGGATACTGGTATAGTGTTGTAGAATATCAGGATGAAGACGGGAAAGACAATCTTTTGCTGAATCTTCCGGTTGCACTCATTGATGAAAAGATTTCAGATGGCGAGGATGTTGATTCTATTTTGTATGACTTCTGTCTGTATCTGGCATGGTATGATGAGATGCATCAATCGGAGATGCTTTCTACATGGAGTGAGCATTTTTCTGCAATATCGACTCATTATGCAGAGGTGATTGAACTGGCAAAAACCGGATATGTATATATTGGAACGGAGAAAGCGGATCGTTATAGCGGTACAAATCAGAATTCATATATATTTGGAAAAGCAGGGGACGACCAGTTGAGTGGTGGAAGCGGTTCGGATCGTATATATGGAGAAGATGGTTCAGATAAATTATACGGAAATGCCGGAAATGATATTCTTTCCGGAGGCTCCGGTGATGATTGTCTGGATGGAGGATCCGGAAATGATATACTCTATGGTGGAAACATCGGAGATACTTCTGAAGATGGAGACGATGAATATGTATTTTCTACCGGATATGGTCAGGATATAATTGTTGACTATGGCGGAAGCAACACGATACGGTTTACGGGTGTATCAAGCAAGGATATACGTGTGAATGGAGTAAATGAATATGACGCAGAGATTCGCATTCAGGGAACGAATGATACGTTGACGCTGAAAAATTTCTGTAAAGATGAAGTGTATACAGACTATACATTGATATTCCGTGATAAAAAAATACACTGTTTGGATGAAGACAGTCCGTTTCATTATATCTATGGAACCGAAACGGAAGATTCATTAAAGGCAGTAGTAGAAGATAGTTATATGTATGGGTATGCGGAGAACGATACGATTATCGGAAGTGCAGGGAAGGATATCATTTATGGAAATGCAGGAGACGATCAGATAGAAGCGGGAGACGGCGCTGATACAATCTATGGCGGAGATGGAAAAGATCAGATCAAGGCTGGTGATGGCGATGATATTTTATTCGGCGGTGCAGGTGCGGACATCCTCTGTGGAAACAAAGGAAATGATTATATGTTTGGAGAAGAAGGCGATGACACATACATATTTGATAAAAGCGATGGCGTGGACGTTATAGAGGATAACTCCGGCACTTCGACGATTCAGTTTGGCGAAGGAATTCATTTGAACGATTTGACGGCGATGAAAGTTGGAGATGATTTATTCTTTTTGATTTCGGGTACAGCGGATCGTCTTGTGGTTACCGGATATTCCGACAATCCAGAACGTTTCATTGTTTATGTTGGGGAAGATGAAGTTGATGTCTCAGATATTCTGACAAAAACGGATGCTGCGGAGCTGCCGCAGATTGACGGTGAAACGGATTCTTCACCTGATGTAACAGAGGAGATACCGCAGATAGCAACGCCAACGGATGCGGATGCATCAGATGATGCGATGGATTCCTCTGCTCAGGCATCAGATAAAAGAGATGTTTCAGACAATGTAAACATTATTTCCGGTACGGAAAACTCAGACGCAGTCTTTGCAGAAAACAGTAAAAATTTTATTTTTGCAGGGGCAGAGTATGATTATATCGTCGGCGGAAGCAATGCAGATTATATATTTGGCGATAGAGATGTAGACCGGATATTGGCAGGAGACGATGCAGATGTGGTCTATGGCATGGATGGAGATGATCAGGTCTTTGGAGAAAATGGAGATGACATCATAAGCGGCGGAGCAGGCAATGATTATGTAAGTGGCGGAGCAGGCAATGATGTTGTGATTTCACAAAGCGGGAATGACTTTATAGATGGCGGAGCAGATGATGACACATACTATATATCTCCTTCCTGCGGAACGGTAACAATCAAGGACACCGAGGGGAAGAATACAATCGTGTGTGCAGATGGGTTGGAATCTACGAAGATAAAAGCATATCGGTTAGATTGGAATGATTTGCTTATTGTATTTGAAGGCACAGAAACATCTATTGTGATTAAGAATTATTGCATCAATGAGGATGCTCGTGGGTTCCGGCTGATATTTGCGGATGGTCTTGTAGAATATGCAACTGCTTCCGGCGGCGTACTGCGCACAATCAATGACTGGGAAGGAACAGAATACCATACCAGTATATATACTGATGGAACGACCATTGTTGCGGAAAACGGCGACGATCAGTTAAACGGCAGCGAAGCTTCGGATAATCTTATTGGAGGCGACGGAAATAATAGAATTGCCGGAAACGGCGGCGATGATTATCTAGATGGCGGAAAGGGAACGGATATGCTATACGGCGGTGCCGGAGCGGATGTATATATCTATCAGAAAGGATATGGTACGGACACGATTTCGGATGCACAGGGTGAAAATATCATAGAAATAACAGGCTACGGAATTTCAGATATAAAAGCTTATAGAACAAACTGGAATAATTTGACGATGATTCTGGATGGAAGTGGTGAAGCCGGTTTGAGTGATTCAGGAGCTGATAAGCTCATCATAGAAAACTTCTTTGTTTCGGATGCCAACCGCCAGTATAAGGTGATTTGTGACGGCTCCGTATTTGGAATTACAGATTTTGGAAGTCCATGCAGGACATTGTATGGAACTGCCGGAAGTGATTATATGTTGGGATTTGATGGCGGACGTATGACATACTATGGTTTGGACGGCGCGGATACGTTAAATGGTTCGGATGGTACAGATGTACTTTATGGTGGTACTGGTGATGATAGGATTTTAGGCGGAAATGGAAATGACTGCCTGCTTGGAGAAGCCGGAAATGATTATTTGGAAGGCGGAGCAGGTAATGACACATACTATTTTGGCATTGGGTATGGGACGGACAGTATCAGCGATAACAGTGGAATCAATGAGATTATCTTTTGCGAGGGCTTGAAATGCGAAGACATTCTTGTTGAACGGACGAACTGGAATGATTTAACGATTCGTTTTGCGGGTTCAGAGGATGCACTTGTGTTGCTGGGGTATTTTACGTCCGATGAAAACAAAAAATTTAATCTTGTCTTTTCGGATGGAGTAAAATACGAGTATGATGCGCAGGAGAATCCGATTTTACAGGAATTGAGCATGGGAGAATAA
- a CDS encoding IS256 family transposase, producing MREMMRDYLKNNDISIKDGTDVNSIMRDMMSVILEGALDEELDEELGYSKYDYRNKETDNSRNGHSSKTMHTSYGDMDVAIPRDRNGDYEPQLIKKYQNTVTQDMEEKILSMYAKGMTTGDIESHMRELYDIDISDSTISRITDKILPIVKEWQERPLEEVYAVVFMDAIHYHVRSEGRIVKRAVYIALGIDMNGKKDVLGMYVGENESAKFWLSIMNGLKNRGVEDILIACVDGLNGFPQAIEAVYPKTEIQQCIIHQIRNSTKFVSYKDIKKLMADLKLVYAAPTEETALNELELFKDKWDSKYPKIYKSWHDNWATLSTYFKYPEAVRRLIYTTNAIEGFNRQLRKVTKSKTVFPSDDSLLKMLYLATMDITKKWTGHRQDWGQIHSQLEIYFEERLAGRNL from the coding sequence ATGAGAGAAATGATGCGTGATTATCTGAAGAATAATGATATCAGCATCAAAGACGGCACCGATGTAAACAGTATCATGCGTGACATGATGTCTGTCATTTTGGAAGGTGCTTTGGATGAAGAACTGGATGAAGAATTAGGATATTCCAAGTACGACTATCGAAACAAAGAAACAGACAATAGTAGAAATGGACATTCCAGCAAAACCATGCACACCAGTTATGGAGATATGGATGTGGCAATCCCAAGGGATCGTAATGGTGATTATGAACCACAGCTGATTAAAAAATATCAGAATACCGTAACTCAGGACATGGAAGAAAAAATACTTTCCATGTATGCCAAGGGAATGACAACTGGAGACATTGAATCCCACATGCGTGAATTATACGATATTGATATTTCTGACAGCACAATCAGCCGGATCACAGACAAAATCCTGCCGATTGTAAAAGAATGGCAGGAACGCCCTTTGGAAGAAGTGTATGCTGTAGTATTTATGGATGCAATCCACTATCACGTCCGCAGTGAAGGACGTATTGTAAAACGTGCGGTTTACATTGCCCTTGGTATCGATATGAATGGGAAAAAAGATGTTCTTGGAATGTATGTTGGAGAAAACGAAAGTGCGAAGTTCTGGCTTTCTATCATGAATGGATTAAAAAACAGAGGCGTTGAGGATATCCTGATTGCATGCGTTGATGGTTTAAATGGATTTCCACAGGCAATCGAGGCTGTTTATCCAAAAACAGAGATTCAGCAGTGTATCATCCATCAGATCCGTAATTCAACGAAGTTTGTTTCTTACAAAGATATCAAAAAACTGATGGCTGATCTGAAGCTTGTATATGCGGCTCCAACGGAAGAAACCGCTTTAAATGAACTGGAACTGTTCAAGGATAAATGGGATTCCAAGTACCCGAAAATCTATAAATCCTGGCATGATAACTGGGCAACACTGTCCACTTATTTCAAATATCCAGAGGCAGTAAGACGGCTGATTTATACCACAAATGCCATTGAAGGATTCAACCGCCAGCTCCGGAAAGTGACCAAAAGCAAAACGGTTTTTCCGTCGGATGACAGCCTTTTGAAAATGCTGTATCTGGCAACCATGGATATCACGAAAAAATGGACCGGACACAGGCAGGACTGGGGACAGATCCATTCCCAGCTTGAAATTTATTTTGAAGAACGTCTGGCGGGACGGAACCTGTAA
- a CDS encoding TlpA disulfide reductase family protein — MKTKRTLISIITLCAALSLTACNGSGSATTENSQKTQTESTTEAVDNSNTKLDDLYQQENQIFADHQDVWNKAFGMANKSDADPSGDYADYLAGIIESNKESFTDDELKTLNNDIETIRQIEKQIAEIENKNAGSESTDQNDSSEEITPFKSFSGKNFDGNSVDESLFSNNAVTVVNFWFTGCKPCVAELSKLNELNDAIKSMGGEVVGINTETFDGNEDAIKEAAAVLDSQGAKYRNISVDSDSSVGKYASDIMAFPTTILVDRNGNIVGEPMLGGIDDQANYDSLMKQIQSVIDADNKDK; from the coding sequence ATGAAGACAAAAAGAACATTAATATCTATTATCACTCTCTGTGCAGCTTTATCTCTCACGGCATGTAACGGATCAGGATCCGCCACTACTGAGAATTCACAAAAAACCCAGACAGAATCTACCACTGAAGCTGTGGACAATTCCAACACAAAGCTGGATGATCTATATCAGCAGGAGAACCAGATATTTGCAGATCACCAGGATGTATGGAACAAGGCATTTGGCATGGCGAATAAAAGCGATGCTGATCCAAGCGGAGATTATGCCGATTATCTGGCCGGCATAATAGAATCGAACAAGGAATCCTTTACGGATGATGAACTGAAAACACTTAACAATGATATCGAAACTATCAGACAGATTGAAAAGCAGATAGCTGAAATCGAAAATAAAAACGCAGGATCAGAAAGCACCGACCAGAATGACAGTTCCGAAGAAATCACGCCTTTCAAGAGTTTCTCCGGCAAGAATTTTGACGGTAATTCTGTTGACGAAAGCCTGTTTTCCAATAATGCAGTAACTGTCGTTAATTTCTGGTTTACCGGCTGCAAGCCTTGTGTCGCAGAATTGTCCAAGCTTAATGAATTAAATGATGCCATCAAATCGATGGGCGGCGAGGTAGTAGGTATCAACACAGAGACATTTGACGGAAACGAAGATGCTATCAAGGAAGCCGCAGCCGTTCTTGACAGCCAGGGTGCAAAATACCGCAATATCTCCGTTGACTCTGATTCTAGCGTAGGCAAATATGCCTCCGACATCATGGCATTTCCTACAACCATACTAGTCGATAGAAATGGTAATATTGTCGGAGAGCCTATGCTTGGAGGGATCGACGATCAGGCTAACTACGACTCTCTCATGAAACAGATCCAGTCAGTGATCGACGCTGATAACAAGGATAAATAA
- a CDS encoding 4Fe-4S binding protein → MDKNKSLSKKTARIRGWIQAAATLLTNIHIPNLFKGKIYQGKAKTVCVPGLNCYSCPAATGACPIGAFQAVVGSSKFKFSYYITGFFILIGVILGRFICGFLCPFGWFQDLLHKIPGKKFSTARLKPLKYLKYIILIVFVILLPMLVTNSIGMGDPFFCKYICPQGVLEGAIPLSLGNAAIRSALGKLFSFKCLILITVVVLSILFYRPFCKWICPLGAIYSLFNKVSLMSIKVESSKCVGCGKCSKACKMDVDVCKTPNHPECIRCGACMKACPKDAIHYQFMGKPCSQKGHKQASKTNM, encoded by the coding sequence TTGGATAAGAACAAATCACTGTCAAAAAAAACAGCCAGAATACGCGGATGGATACAGGCAGCAGCCACGCTGCTTACCAATATTCACATCCCCAATTTATTTAAAGGCAAGATCTATCAGGGCAAAGCAAAAACAGTATGCGTACCAGGACTAAACTGTTACTCCTGTCCTGCTGCAACAGGAGCGTGTCCCATCGGTGCATTTCAGGCGGTCGTCGGATCATCCAAATTTAAATTTTCTTACTACATAACCGGTTTTTTCATTTTAATCGGTGTGATCCTCGGAAGATTTATATGTGGGTTTTTGTGTCCATTTGGATGGTTTCAGGATCTGCTTCACAAAATCCCCGGGAAAAAGTTTTCCACAGCCAGGCTGAAACCACTAAAATACCTGAAATATATAATCCTTATTGTTTTCGTTATACTTCTGCCGATGCTTGTAACGAACTCCATAGGAATGGGAGACCCGTTCTTCTGTAAGTATATTTGTCCACAAGGTGTTCTGGAAGGTGCTATACCACTTTCACTCGGAAATGCAGCTATACGCTCTGCACTCGGAAAGCTGTTTTCATTTAAATGCCTTATTTTAATTACAGTTGTCGTTCTGAGTATTCTGTTCTACAGACCCTTCTGTAAATGGATTTGTCCTCTCGGCGCAATCTACTCATTATTCAACAAGGTCAGCCTTATGAGTATCAAGGTTGAAAGCAGCAAATGTGTCGGATGCGGTAAGTGTTCAAAGGCATGCAAAATGGATGTAGATGTATGCAAAACACCAAATCATCCGGAATGCATACGATGCGGAGCATGTATGAAGGCATGTCCAAAAGATGCGATCCACTATCAGTTTATGGGAAAGCCATGTTCCCAAAAAGGACATAAGCAAGCTTCCAAAACCAACATGTAA
- a CDS encoding CD1871A family CXXC motif-containing protein, giving the protein MSQIILLITGMAMISYGAVRGEAAAVLSKAIKLCLECVGIG; this is encoded by the coding sequence ATGTCTCAGATCATTTTACTCATCACGGGTATGGCAATGATCAGCTATGGTGCAGTCAGAGGTGAAGCGGCTGCCGTGCTCAGCAAAGCAATAAAATTATGTCTGGAGTGTGTAGGAATTGGATAA
- a CDS encoding response regulator transcription factor: MVAKGLYDAGYEVDTCYDGEEALECILSEEYDLIVLDLNLPGVDGMEILKELRQQNEETKVIILSARGQIADKVEGLDAGANDYMEKPFHLQELEARIRSLTRRKFVQKDVCLESGGIKFDTIKREAYAKGEKVPLTRKENGILEYLLLNLGRPVSQEELMEHVWDASVDSFSGAIRVHMSSLRRKLKAVLGYDPILNKVGEGYKIREESDR, encoded by the coding sequence ATGGTTGCGAAAGGCCTGTATGATGCCGGGTATGAGGTGGATACCTGTTATGACGGAGAAGAGGCTCTTGAATGCATTCTGTCAGAGGAATATGATCTGATCGTTTTGGATCTGAATCTGCCAGGTGTGGATGGAATGGAGATTTTAAAGGAACTCAGACAGCAAAATGAGGAGACAAAGGTTATCATATTATCTGCGAGGGGACAAATTGCGGATAAGGTTGAAGGGCTGGATGCAGGTGCAAATGATTATATGGAAAAACCATTTCATTTGCAGGAGCTTGAGGCGCGTATCAGAAGTCTTACAAGAAGAAAATTTGTACAGAAGGATGTATGTCTGGAAAGTGGCGGGATAAAGTTTGACACGATAAAACGTGAGGCATACGCAAAAGGAGAAAAGGTTCCCCTTACAAGAAAAGAAAATGGAATCCTGGAATATCTGCTTCTTAATCTGGGCAGACCGGTAAGCCAGGAGGAATTGATGGAGCATGTCTGGGATGCTTCGGTTGACAGCTTCAGTGGAGCGATCAGAGTACATATGTCTTCGCTGAGAAGAAAGCTTAAGGCAGTGCTTGGATATGATCCGATTTTGAACAAGGTGGGAGAAGGATATAAAATACGAGAGGAGTCCGACAGATGA
- a CDS encoding HAMP domain-containing sensor histidine kinase, with protein MKRMSLQWRLTCIITLYIALICGCLTLLVYKNGVYYIDSLQETVDAQGDDNGSGTDEIYISIPEDKWDEFANDFSVKVYNNKADYKKNSLIISALLALLGGVATYFISGHALKPISEFSDKIEEVQAQNLADSRIEENNVKELNQLSVSYNKMLERLSDAFEIQRQFTANAAHELRTPLSLMQIQLDSYNSSRHPGDDEVTLQTIKMVTEQNERLSKMVKTLLDMSELQTVSRDDKIMVDALVDEVLADLEPLAQEKDIELIGECTDVTMIGSDILIYRMLYNLVENAIKYNRTGGRVTVTARQKEKHVYLSVEDTGNGIPEELKDRVFEPFFRVDKSRSRELGGVGLGLALVREIVIVHDGNIAVKPNPSGGTIFEVVL; from the coding sequence ATGAAAAGAATGTCGCTGCAGTGGAGGCTTACCTGTATAATCACATTATATATTGCGCTTATATGTGGATGCCTTACTTTGCTTGTCTATAAAAATGGAGTGTATTATATTGATTCTCTGCAAGAAACCGTTGATGCCCAGGGAGATGATAATGGGAGCGGTACTGATGAAATATATATCAGTATTCCGGAGGATAAGTGGGATGAATTTGCAAATGACTTTTCTGTTAAGGTGTACAATAATAAGGCAGATTACAAGAAAAACAGCCTGATAATTTCTGCCTTGCTGGCCCTGCTTGGCGGAGTAGCTACATATTTTATAAGTGGGCATGCACTAAAGCCGATCAGTGAGTTTTCTGATAAAATTGAAGAGGTACAGGCACAGAATCTGGCGGATTCACGAATAGAAGAAAACAATGTTAAAGAACTGAACCAGCTCAGCGTTTCATATAACAAGATGCTTGAACGCCTCTCGGATGCATTTGAGATACAGAGACAGTTTACTGCAAATGCAGCACATGAGCTCAGAACTCCACTGTCCTTAATGCAGATACAGCTTGATTCATATAATTCTTCCCGGCATCCGGGAGATGATGAAGTCACTCTGCAGACGATAAAGATGGTAACTGAACAGAATGAGAGACTCAGCAAAATGGTAAAGACACTTCTTGATATGAGTGAGCTTCAAACTGTGAGCCGGGATGATAAAATAATGGTCGACGCGCTTGTTGATGAGGTATTGGCGGATCTGGAACCTCTTGCACAGGAAAAGGATATAGAACTTATTGGAGAATGTACGGATGTAACTATGATAGGAAGTGACATCCTTATTTACAGGATGTTATACAATCTTGTTGAGAATGCTATAAAATATAACCGCACAGGAGGACGGGTTACAGTGACAGCGCGTCAGAAGGAAAAACACGTTTACCTGTCAGTAGAGGATACCGGAAATGGTATCCCGGAAGAACTGAAGGATCGCGTGTTTGAACCTTTCTTTCGCGTGGATAAATCCAGAAGCCGTGAGCTTGGCGGCGTAGGACTGGGACTTGCTCTTGTCCGCGAGATCGTGATAGTGCATGATGGCAATATTGCAGTTAAGCCTAATCCGTCTGGAGGAACGATTTTTGAAGTCGTTTTATAA